A portion of the Glycine max cultivar Williams 82 chromosome 10, Glycine_max_v4.0, whole genome shotgun sequence genome contains these proteins:
- the LOC100778999 gene encoding probable pectinesterase 53 has protein sequence MITKAFITSTTALFKNCYLNSTTRKVASITAQKRTNSSLESGFSFKNCTVIGSGQVYLGRAWGDYSRVVFSYTFMDNIVLAKGWSDWGDQKRDSRVYYGEYKCSGPGANLAGRVPWTRVLTDEEAKPFIEMQFIEGDTWLISP, from the exons ATGATCACAAAGGCCTTCATTACTTCAACAACTGCTCTATTCAAG AATTGCTATCTAAATTCCACAACCAGGAAGGTGGCTTCCATCACTGCTCAAAAGCGTACCAATTCGTCATTGGAGAGTGGATTCTCATTCAAAAACTGCACAGTAATAGGTAGTGGGCAGGTTTATCTCGGAAGAGCATGGGGAGATTATTCCAGAGTTGTTTTCTCTTACACCTTCATGGACAACATAGTTCTCGCCAAAGGATGGAGTGATTGGGGTGACCAAAAGCGTGACTC GAGAGTATATTATGGAGAATACAAGTGTAGTGGACCAGGAGCTAACTTGGCTGGAAGAGTGCCATGGACACGGGTGCTTACGGATGAAGAGGCCAAGCCTTTTATTGAGATGCAATTCATTGAAGGGGACACTTGGCTTATTAGCCcctaa